From a region of the Nomascus leucogenys isolate Asia unplaced genomic scaffold, Asia_NLE_v1 Super-Scaffold_285, whole genome shotgun sequence genome:
- the KRT39 gene encoding keratin, type I cytoskeletal 39 codes for MDAKGCTTTNSPSTPCQNCSRITNVSTISSNNRCHPGGLKVNNCQPAGYILRTPRDRGCQPTPCFCRKPIYLMNNFDARSSLDDCSWYGEGINSNEKETMQILNERLANYLEKVRMLERENAELESKIQEESNKELPVLCPDYLSYYTTIEELQQKILCTKAENSRLVSQIDNTKLTADDLRAKYEAEVSLRQLVEADANGLKQILNVLTLGKADLEAQVQSLKEELLCLKNNHKEEINSLQCQLGERLDIEVTAAPSVDLNQVLQEMRCQYESIMETNRKDVEQWFNTQIEELNQQVVTSSQQQQCCQKEIIELRRTVNTLEVELQAQHRMRDSQECILTETEARYTALLTQIQSLIDNLEAQLAEIRCALERQNQEYEILLDIKSRLECEITTYRSLLESLDGKRPCYPCATKCEPSPWTSCKSGAMESTAPACTSSAHCGLKEHCNACGPLSRILVKICTITKEIKDGKVISSYEHVQPCFIIRPAKV; via the exons ATGGATGCCAAGGGCTGTACAACAACCAATTCTCCTTCAACCCCATGTCAAAACTGCTCTAGGATTACAAATGTTAGTACCATCTCTTCTAACAACCGCTGCCATCCTGGTGGCCTTAAAGTCAACAACTGTCAACCAGCTGGCTATATTCTCAGAACTCCCCGGGACCGGGGCTGCCAACCCACTCCTTGCTTTTGTCGCAAGCCCATCTACCTAATGAATAACTTCGACGCCCGTTCCTCTCTGGATGACTGCAGCTGGTATGGTGAAGGCATCAACAGTAATGAGAAGGAGACCATGCAAATCTTGAACGAGCGCCTTGCTAACTACCTGGAAAAGGTGCGAATGCTAGAACGAGAGAATGCTGAACTGGAATCTAAAATCCAGGAAGAGAGTAACAAAGAGCTCCCTGTTCTATGTCCTGATTACCTGTCTTACTACACTACCATTGAGGAGCTCCAGCAGAAG ATCTTGTGTACCAAGGCTGAGAATTCCAGACTGGTCTCGCAAATTGACAACACCAAACTGACTGCAGATGACTTGAGAGCCAA GTATGAAGCTGAGGTGTCTCTACGCCAGCTGGTAGAGGCAGATGCCAATGGCCTCAAGCAGATCCTGAATGTGCTGACCCTGGGCAAGGCCGACCTAGAGGCACAAGTCCAGTCTCTGAAAGAGGAGCTCCTTTGCCTCAAGAACAACCACAAAGAG gaAATCAATTCTTTACAGTGTCAGCTTGGGGAGAGACTTGACATTGAAGTGACTGCTGCTCCTTCTGTTGACCTAAACCAGGTTCTACAAGAAATGAGATGTCAATATGAGTCCATCATGGAGACAAACCGCAAAGATGTGGAACAATGGTTCAACACGCAG ATAGAGGAACTGAATCAACAAGTGGTGACCAGCTCTCAACAGCAGCAATGCTGCCAAAAGGAGATCATAGAATTGAGACGCACTGTGAACACTCTGGAGGTTGAACTGCAGGCCCAGCATCGAATG AGAGATTCCCAAGAGTGCATCCTAACGGAGACAGAGGCTCGCTACACAGCCTTGCTGACCCAGATCCAGAGTCTGATCGATAACCTGGAGGCTCAGCTGGCAGAGATCCGGTGTGCCCTGGAAAGACAGAACCAAGAATACGAGATCCTGCTGGACATCAAGTCCCGGCTGGAGTGTGAGATTACCACATACCGCAGCCTTCTGGAGAGCCTGGATGGCAA gCGTCCCTGTTACCCGTGTGCCACCAAATGTGAGCCTTCCCCTTGGACATCTTGTAAGTCCGGAGCCATGGAAAGCACGGCCCCAGCTTGCACATCCTCAGCCCACTGTGGCTTAAAGGAGCACTGCAATGCCTGTGGACCCCTGTCCCGGATACTGGTTAAAATTTGCACCATCACCAAGGAGATTAAGGATGGGAAAGTCATTTCGTCTTACGAGCATGTGCAGCCTTGTTTCATCATCAGACCTGCCAAAGTCTAA